The genomic interval GCGGCATTTCCGGGCGTTTCTGGTTCGGAATCGAGCCCACCCTGGGCCGGGACGTGCTGACCCAGCTGGTGTACGGAATCCGTACGTCCCTGCTCATCGCGACCGCCGCTACGGTCCTGTGCGTCGTGACCGGCATCCTGATCGGTGTGACGGCCGGATACATCGGCGGCCGCACCGATTATCTGCTCGGCAGGTTCATCGACCTCCTGCTGGCCTTCCCCTCCCAGCTGTCGTTCATCGCCTTCACGCCGGTGGTCTATTCCCTCTTCGTCAGCCCGGGGAAGGAGACCCCGACCTATCTGCGGGTACTCACCCTGATCCTGGTGCTCTGGGTGCTGGGCTGGATGGGGATGGCGCGGCTGCTGCGCGGGCAGGTGCTGAGCCTGCGGGAGCGGGAGTTCGTCGAGGCCGCGAAGGTCACCGGGGCGTCGCCCTGGCGGATCATCCGCAAGGAGCTGCTGCCCAATCTGTGGACGCCGATCCTGGTGCAGTCGACGCTGATGCTGCCGTCGATCGTGACCGTCGAGGCGGGCCTGTCCTTCATCGGCGTCGGCATCCTGGAGCCCACCCCCGACTGGGGGCGGATGTTCGCGAACGGCGCCCATTACTACGAGAGCGACATCACCTACATCTTCTTCCCCGGCCTCGCGATGATCATTTTCGTGGTCGCCTTCAACCTGCTCGGGGATTCCGTCCGGGACGCCTTCGACCCCCGGACCACCCGCTGAGCACGGCGCACGGCCGGCAGAGCAGAACTGGACACCGACGGGACAGGCAGGTGCATCGACCCATGACGAAGGCACTGAGGCGCAGACGCCGGCACTCCGCGGCCGTGGCACTGGCGGCCGGGGCCCTGGTCCTCTCCGCGTGCAGCAGCGGGGGCGGAGGCGGCGACGGGGGCGGGAAGAGCGAGGGGCCCGGCGAGGACAAGACGAAGGCGTCCAACTACTCCCTGGGCACCAAGGAGGACTCCACCGGGCCCGCGCCCGAGGTACGGGGCGCGAAGAAGGGCGGCACGGTCAACGTCCTCCAGCGCGACGCCTTCAACCACCTGGACCCCGGCCAGATCTACTTCGCCGACGTGCTCGCCGCGCAGATGCTCTACAACCGCTCGCTCACCTCCTACAAGGTGGACGACCAGGGCCGGGTGAAGGTCGTCGGCGACCTGGCCACGGACACCGGCACGGCCTCCGACGGCGGCCGGACCTGGAAGTTCACCCTCAAGGACGGGCTGAAGTTCGAGGACGGCTCGCCGATCACCGCCCAGGACGTCCGCTGGGGCATCGAGCGGCTCTACGCCCCCTTCGAGACCGACGGGCCGCTCTACATCCCGCAGTGGCTCTCGGGCGAGGGCAGCACCTTCCGCAAGGCGCTGCCGGACGGCCCGTACGAGGGCAAGCACCTGCCGTCGTCCGTGCTGGACACCCCGGACGACAAGACGATCGTCTTCCACTTCCTTCAGCCGCACGCCGACACGCCCTTCGCCACCGCCATGCCCAACGTCGGCGCGGTCAAGGCGGCGAAGGACACCAAGCAGAAGTACGACAACGCCCCCTTCGCCTCCGGCCCGTACAGGGTCGGCGAGTACAAGGTCGGCAAGTCGCTGAAGCTGGTACGCAACGAGCACTGGGACCCGAGGACGGACCCCATCCGGCACCAGTACGCCGACGGGTTCGAGATCAGCTTCGGCCACCAGTACGCGGACTCCACCCGCCGCTACCTCGCCGACCAGGGCGGCGACAAGAACGCCCTGTCGTTCTCCAACGCCGTCGCGCCGGAGATGACCGAGAAGGTGCTGAAGCAGGCGGACACCAAGTCCCGCCGCTTCGTCGAGGTCCAGCCGTACGTCGACTACATGAGCATCAACGTCGACCGCGTGAAGGACGTCCGGGTCCGCAGGGCCATCGCCCACGCCATGCCGAACGGGCAGATCCTCCAGCAGAACGGCGGCGCGACCGCCGGGCTGCTCGCCACCAACTACCTCTCGCCCGCCATGGACGGCTACCGGCCCACCGACCCCCTGGGCAAGAAGGCCAAGCCCTCCGGCGACCCCGAGAAGGCCAGGGCGCTGCTGAAGGAGGCCGGCAAGGAGGGCATGGAGATCGTCTACGCCTACGCCAACACCGACGTCCAGCAGAAGGTGTCCGTCGTGGTCACCCAGGCGCTGGAGCGGGCGGGCTTCAAGGTGCAGAAGAAGGAGGTCGACGCCAACATCTGGCGGACCGCGGTCGCCGAGGTGAAGAACAAGTTCGACGTCTACCGCAACTCCTGGGGAGCGGACTGGCCCGTCTCCTCGACGGTCGTCCCGCTGCTGTTCGACAGCCGCCAGATCGCCGACGGCAGCCAGAACTACAGCCATCTGAACAACCCCGCGGTCGACGCCGAGGTGGACCGGATCAGCAAGATCCCGGATGTGAAGCAGGCCGGGCCCGAGTGGCAGAAGCTCGCCGACAAGATCCTCACCGAGGACGTGCCCGCGGTGCCGGCCTTCTACAACCGGCAGTTCTCCCTGTGGGGTTCGAACCTCGGCGGCGTGCGGTACCAGCCCGTCTACGGCACCGTCGACCCGACCGGCGTGTACGTGAAGTAGCCCCCGGCGCCGGCCGGGCCCGTCCCCCGCCCGGCCGGCGCCCCGCCCTGACGGAAGTCCGCGGAGCCATGCTGAGATTCCTCGCCCGCCGCGTCCTCGGCGCACTCGTCATCATCGTGCTGATCAGCGCGATCACCTTCTTCCTGTTCTTCGCGCTGCCCTCCGAGCCCGCCCTGATGTCCTGCGGCAAGAACTGCACACCGGACGCCCTCGCGCTCATCAACAAGAACCTGGGCCTGGACGAGCCGGTGCCCGTCCAGTACTGGCACTACATGGCGGGCATCTTCACCGGCCGCGACTTCAGCGTCGGCCACTGCCCGGCCCCCTGCTTCGGCTACTCCTTCTCCAACCAGCAGCCGGTCTGGGGCACCATCGTGGACCGCTTCCCGACCACCCTGTCCATCACGGTCGGCGGCGCCGTGGTCTTCCTCGTCGTCGGCGTCGGCATCGGCATGCTCGCCGCCGCCTTCCGGGGCACCTGGGTCGACAAGTTCTTCAGCTCCCTGTCGCTGATCGGCAACTCCCTCCAGATCTACTTCGTGGGCGTCATCGCGCTCGCCGTCCTCGTCAGCGGGCTGCACTGG from Streptomyces albireticuli carries:
- a CDS encoding ABC transporter permease, which translates into the protein MTSPSQLPVAQTELAGRSPGQLMWRRFKRDRSGVVSAYIVAFFFLVAVTAPLLSKVYGKNPTETYGLDEPGLLNEFGYPVAPNGGISGRFWFGIEPTLGRDVLTQLVYGIRTSLLIATAATVLCVVTGILIGVTAGYIGGRTDYLLGRFIDLLLAFPSQLSFIAFTPVVYSLFVSPGKETPTYLRVLTLILVLWVLGWMGMARLLRGQVLSLREREFVEAAKVTGASPWRIIRKELLPNLWTPILVQSTLMLPSIVTVEAGLSFIGVGILEPTPDWGRMFANGAHYYESDITYIFFPGLAMIIFVVAFNLLGDSVRDAFDPRTTR
- a CDS encoding ABC transporter substrate-binding protein, which translates into the protein MTKALRRRRRHSAAVALAAGALVLSACSSGGGGGDGGGKSEGPGEDKTKASNYSLGTKEDSTGPAPEVRGAKKGGTVNVLQRDAFNHLDPGQIYFADVLAAQMLYNRSLTSYKVDDQGRVKVVGDLATDTGTASDGGRTWKFTLKDGLKFEDGSPITAQDVRWGIERLYAPFETDGPLYIPQWLSGEGSTFRKALPDGPYEGKHLPSSVLDTPDDKTIVFHFLQPHADTPFATAMPNVGAVKAAKDTKQKYDNAPFASGPYRVGEYKVGKSLKLVRNEHWDPRTDPIRHQYADGFEISFGHQYADSTRRYLADQGGDKNALSFSNAVAPEMTEKVLKQADTKSRRFVEVQPYVDYMSINVDRVKDVRVRRAIAHAMPNGQILQQNGGATAGLLATNYLSPAMDGYRPTDPLGKKAKPSGDPEKARALLKEAGKEGMEIVYAYANTDVQQKVSVVVTQALERAGFKVQKKEVDANIWRTAVAEVKNKFDVYRNSWGADWPVSSTVVPLLFDSRQIADGSQNYSHLNNPAVDAEVDRISKIPDVKQAGPEWQKLADKILTEDVPAVPAFYNRQFSLWGSNLGGVRYQPVYGTVDPTGVYVK
- a CDS encoding ABC transporter permease, whose translation is MLRFLARRVLGALVIIVLISAITFFLFFALPSEPALMSCGKNCTPDALALINKNLGLDEPVPVQYWHYMAGIFTGRDFSVGHCPAPCFGYSFSNQQPVWGTIVDRFPTTLSITVGGAVVFLVVGVGIGMLAAAFRGTWVDKFFSSLSLIGNSLQIYFVGVIALAVLVSGLHWMDNPAYHPITENPGKWFMGMLIPWLVLSIIFIANYSRMTRSQMIEQLGEDHVRTARAKGLSRRTVFFRYAWRGALAPVVTIFGIDLGSLFGGAIITEFTFSLHGLGRLAVSSVGETDLPTLMAVMLVGCTAIVIANIVVDAAYALIDPRVRLA